A genome region from Anopheles stephensi strain Indian chromosome 2, UCI_ANSTEP_V1.0, whole genome shotgun sequence includes the following:
- the LOC118502402 gene encoding general odorant-binding protein 69-like: protein MHLRLLAILCGACCLLTASALKHHILTKSWDEAQSDCLEYLRIESSAASTSYLSHQYGDDQATKELMFCILLNLRVFEATQNVPRVELMRQFFTPDEGDTLHVNRTNECLRRVQIPLKENSSCGYKPYLSAIESANGLFRCFYHYYGNLNRNAVELPPTGLERQQIRQECAKIVGIPEGLLRCGSQLKDHHVYSSFSRCVMLRSGTTGMELDDNSINSLKVISE from the coding sequence ATGCATCTTCGTTTACTTGCAATTTTGTGTGGTGCTTGCTGCCTACTTACCGCTAGTGCCCTGAAACATCACATTCTGACTAAAAGCTGGGATGAAGCACAGTCCGACTGTCTCGAGTATCTGCGTATCGAATCATCTGCTGCTTCAACGTCTTACCTCTCCCACCAGTACGGAGACGATCAGGCGACGAAAGAGCTGATGTTCTGCATTCTACTCAATCTGCGCGTCTTCGAAGCAACGCAAAACGTGCCGCGTGTTGAGTTGATGCGTCAATTCTTCACACCAGACGAGGGCGATACGTTGCACGTGAACCGTACGAACGAATGTCTACGgagagttcaaatcccactgAAGGAGAACAGTTCCTGCGGCTACAAACCATACCTGAGTGCAATCGAGTCGGCGAATGGCTTATTCCGATGCTTCTACCATTACTACGGCAATCTGAACCGAAATGCAGTGGAACTTCCGCCGACTGGCCTGGAACGGCAGCAGATACGGCAAGAGTGTGCTAAGATTGTCGGTATACCCGAAGGTTTGCTTCGCTGTGGATCGCAGCTGAAGGATCATCATGTGTACAGCAGTTTTTCGCGCTGTGTGATGCTAAGGAGTGGCACGACTGGAATGGAGTTGGATGATAATTCTATAAACAGTTTAAAAGTGATTTCTGAGTGA
- the LOC118502401 gene encoding zinc finger protein 883-like — MHCSHCCDSCSCLFPKRKQIRNRFYFPESRLLFGANEAWESKMHPDSGHTTYELSNQTCRLCLGNKEEVAALDASLTENELTNVIEGMFKIDLDENWPFHNACFKCIKEVQLIESIRSEFYEKNRIFDVLWTQYKRIHLQDETSTSGKKYVSKEIEESMPAEYVIEELVVEKSQMEMLQPDMLHKEENAGADLIIKVEEQDEDEHGVQEELVYEEMTLSESDIDMDAIIEEEKDAMHDTSEVGIIEDHMVEQDEQEQTVSEGCDSEHHSDKLYETGEEEEDDGSPDDEGYFDETIIRCYICMACVESEGSLQEHLTTMHGNLLPFHCDKCLLQFHSIHEVNQHLITHVFPFVCLYCPRRYCKERLLRVHNKVCSSYRCVLCPAEFVIKAHLIAHKRQHTAELRSSNKCKHCGRSFKQVSKLRRHIQSGECSGSKSEPKPSPEASVNRSRIGRHLLVCQVCNRKFDNNSHLARHFERDHAEFRLPLFPCDVCPKKFTSFEKSIRHRAYHRRSTAKPKETKKGKESDTVCKICNKAFRVDHQLLRHLTEDHSLSLELFECEQCPRKFSTEFKLRKHQYNSHRDNKPMFVCSHCGQKFEKKLTLKDHETKHLGTPAYRCTECNKTFIHKHSLDRHALVHSDEKQFACDFCSKTFKRNTTLVIHRRIHTGEKPYQCEPCGMRFIDSSTLIKHRQRAHIKAE; from the exons ATGCA TTGCTCGCATTGTTGTGACAGctgttcatgtttgtttccCAAGCGCAAGCAGATTCGCAATCGCTTCTATTTTCCTGAGAGCCGTTTGTTATTTGGTGCAAACGAAGCTTGGGAAAGCAAAATGCATCCGGACTCGGGCCACACCACCTACGAACTGTCCAACCAAACGTGTAGATTATGCCTGGGCAACAAGGAAGAAGTGGCAGCGCTCGATGCATCGTTGACGGAAAACGAGCTGACCAACGTCATCGAAGGCATGTTCAAGATAGAT CTGGATGAAAATTGGCCATTCCACAATGCGTGCTTCAAGTGTATCAAGGAGGTTCAGCTGATTGAAAGCATTCGGTCCGAGTTTTATGAGAAAAATAGAATATTCGATGTGCTTTGGAC CCAGTACAAGCGGATCCACCTGCAAGATGAGACGTCCACCAGCGGCAAAAAGTATGTATCGAAGGAAATCGAGGAAAGCATGCCGGCCGAGTACGTCATCGAAgagttggtggtggaaaagtCACAAATGGAGATGCTGCAGCCGGACATGTTGCATAAGGAGGAAAACGCCGGTGCGGACCTGATTATAAAGGTGGAAGAACAGGACGAAGACGAGCACGGCGTACAGGAGGAGCTGGTGTACGAAGAGATGACGCTAAGCGAAAGCGATATCGATATGGATGCCATTATCGAGGAAGAGAAGGACGCAATGCACGATACTAGCGAGGTGGGCATCATCGAAGACCATATGGTGGAACAGGACGAGCAGGAGCAAACCGTGTCGGAAGGCTGTGATTCGGAACACCATAGCGACAAACTGTACGAAACTGGcgaagaggaggaagacgaTGGATCACCCGACGACGAAGGCTACTTCGATGAGACGATCATTCGCTGCTACATTTGTATGGCGTGCGTGGAATCCGAAGGCTCGCTGCAGGAACATTTGACCACGATGCACGGGAACCTGCTACCGTTTCACTGCGACAAGTGTTTGCTACAATTCCACTCCATCCACGAGGTGAACCAGCATCTCATCACGCACGTGTTTCCGTTCGTTTGCCTGTACTGTCCACGAAGGTACTGTAAGGAGCGACTGTTGCGCGTGCACAACAAGGTTTGCAGTTCGTACCGGTGCGTGCTTTGTCCGGCCGAGTTTGTCATCAAGGCTCATCTGATTGCCCACAAGCGACAACACACGGCCGAGCTGCGGAGCTCGAATAAGTGCAAACACTGTGGACGATCGTTCAAACAAGTGAGCAAGCTGCGACGGCACATACAGTCTGGCGAGTGTAGCGGTTCAAAGTCCGAACCAAAGCCATCCCCCGAGGCGTCGGTAAATCGGTCCAGAATTGGCAGACATCTGCTCGTCTGTCAGGTGTGCAACCGGAAGTTTGATAATAACTCTCACCTGGCCCGTCACTTCGAGCGAGACCATGCGGAATTCCGACTGCCCCTGTTCCCGTGCGACGTTTGTCCGAAGAAGTTTACCTCGTTCGAGAAAAGTATCCGGCACCGGGCGTACCATCGCCGTTCGACCGCAAAACCGAAGGAAACGAAAAAGGGCAAAGAATCGGACACCGTGTGTAAGATATGCAACAAGGCGTTCCGGGTGGACCATCAACTGCTGCGCCATCTCACCGAGGACCATTCACTGTCGCTCGAGCTGTTCGAGTGTGAACAGTGTCCGCGTAAATTTTCGACCGAATTTAAGCTGCGCAAGcatcagtacaacagccaccGGGACAATAAGCCGATGTTCGTGTGTTCGCACTGTGGACAAAAGTTCGAGAAGAAGCTAACGCTGAAGGACCACGAAACGAAGCATCTGGGAACGCCGGCGTACAGGTGTACCGAGTGCAACAAGACGTTCATTCACAAGCACAGTCTCGATCGTCATGCACTGGTTCACAGTGACGAGAAGCAGTTTGCGTGTGACTTTTGCTCGAAGACGTTTAAGCGCAACACGACGCTGGTCATTCATCGGCGGATACACACCGGGGAAAAGCCGTACCAGTGTGAACCGTGCGGTATGCGGTTTATCGATTCGAGCACACTGATAAAACATCGCCAACGGGCACACATTAAGGCGGAATGA